In Candidatus Eisenbacteria bacterium, one genomic interval encodes:
- the mutS gene encoding DNA mismatch repair protein MutS: MAQYHAAKSQHPDAFLFFRMGDFYELFFEDAVEAARLLGLTLTSRNKQDPNPIPMCGMPWHQRDGYVARLLRLDRKVAICDQLEESSPGRKLVPRGVTEVLTPGSVVGEAFLDPIANNFIAALWPGPEGIGLCLADASTSEVRLAELTWEESAGALASLRVSEWLLPDAAAVPSALAERFAASTAGLAGARSTLATGAYLDDFRALERWRDAARELLDSLSLARAAAAALLAYLDVVQGGTALVHARVESWRAARTLRFDAATARHLELFQPQPGGEISHTLWHHLNFAVTPLGARRLRGWLERPLAERAAIEARHDAIAVWISEGVTRAGFREALKGFPDLDRLASRLALARSTPRDLGALRDALARLPQLCAVLGELRAPAVAAILPALAGIPSLLDDLSRALVDDPPPLSRDGGVIREGFDAHRDQVSALARSGKHWIAELEASERARTGIATLRIGYNRVFGYYLEVTRPHLERVPADYERRQTLTTAERFVTPELKHKESEVLGAEDKLRAREHELFVALRDRAAEHVVRLQRAADALAELDALSGLAEAAARFGWTRPAIDDSDVLELIGARHPVVERLLPRGEFVPNDVRLAGGERQILLLTGPNMGGKSTYLRQTAMAVILAQAGSYVPVERARIGIVDRLFTRVGAADRLGSGHSTFMVEMQETADILRNSTPRSLVLLDEIGRGTATYDGLALAWAVTEHLHAADGPRPRTIFATHYHELTQLSDSLTRLRNVNVTVKEWGDDIVFLHRIAEGSADRSYGIHVAQLAGLPARVIARAKQVLHELESERTAEHLGGSITTGGAEGGRSVDGVVGLPARELDPRLEELDRLVPDTMTPIEALQKLIEWKRRGVPPAPR; this comes from the coding sequence ATGGCGCAGTATCACGCCGCCAAGTCCCAGCATCCGGACGCCTTTCTGTTCTTTCGAATGGGCGACTTCTACGAGCTGTTCTTCGAAGACGCGGTCGAGGCGGCGCGACTGTTGGGCCTGACCCTGACTTCACGCAACAAGCAGGATCCTAATCCGATCCCGATGTGCGGGATGCCGTGGCATCAGCGAGACGGCTACGTCGCCCGGCTGCTCAGGCTTGATCGCAAGGTCGCCATCTGCGATCAGCTCGAGGAGTCGAGTCCGGGTCGCAAGCTGGTGCCGCGTGGAGTGACGGAAGTCCTGACGCCCGGCTCGGTGGTCGGAGAGGCATTCCTCGATCCGATCGCGAACAACTTCATTGCCGCGTTGTGGCCGGGTCCGGAGGGGATCGGGCTGTGCCTCGCCGACGCCTCGACTTCCGAGGTGCGTCTGGCCGAACTCACCTGGGAGGAATCCGCCGGGGCTCTCGCTTCGCTGCGAGTGTCCGAGTGGCTGCTCCCGGACGCGGCCGCCGTCCCGTCGGCGCTCGCCGAACGATTCGCCGCCTCGACCGCGGGACTTGCGGGAGCGCGGAGCACGCTGGCGACCGGCGCCTATCTCGACGATTTCCGCGCGCTCGAACGCTGGAGAGACGCGGCTCGCGAGCTACTCGACTCCCTGTCGCTCGCGCGCGCCGCGGCCGCCGCCCTGCTGGCCTACCTCGACGTCGTGCAGGGCGGAACCGCACTGGTTCACGCGCGCGTCGAGAGCTGGCGGGCCGCCCGCACCCTTCGGTTCGATGCGGCGACGGCGCGTCATCTGGAGTTGTTCCAGCCGCAACCGGGCGGCGAAATCTCGCACACGTTGTGGCATCACCTGAACTTCGCCGTTACTCCGCTCGGCGCGCGGCGATTGCGAGGCTGGCTCGAACGCCCACTCGCCGAGAGAGCCGCCATCGAGGCGCGGCACGATGCGATCGCCGTGTGGATCTCGGAGGGCGTCACGCGAGCGGGGTTTCGTGAAGCTCTCAAGGGATTCCCGGATCTCGATCGGCTGGCGTCGCGCCTTGCGCTGGCGCGTTCGACCCCGCGCGATCTGGGTGCGCTTCGTGACGCGCTGGCGCGGCTGCCGCAGTTGTGCGCGGTGCTCGGAGAACTACGGGCTCCCGCCGTCGCCGCGATCCTGCCGGCACTGGCGGGAATTCCGTCGCTGCTCGACGATCTCAGTCGCGCGCTGGTCGACGATCCGCCGCCGCTTTCGCGGGACGGTGGAGTGATACGAGAGGGATTCGACGCGCATCGGGATCAGGTGAGTGCACTGGCGCGTTCGGGCAAGCACTGGATCGCCGAGCTGGAGGCGTCGGAACGTGCTCGGACCGGCATTGCCACGCTCAGGATCGGCTACAACCGAGTGTTCGGCTACTACCTCGAGGTCACGCGCCCGCATCTCGAGAGGGTGCCGGCGGACTACGAGCGACGCCAGACCCTGACGACCGCGGAGCGCTTCGTCACGCCCGAACTCAAGCACAAGGAGAGCGAAGTGCTCGGCGCCGAGGACAAGCTGCGCGCGCGCGAGCACGAGCTGTTCGTGGCGCTTCGCGATCGCGCAGCGGAGCACGTGGTGCGACTGCAGCGAGCGGCGGATGCACTGGCGGAGCTCGATGCGCTCAGCGGCCTCGCCGAGGCGGCAGCGCGCTTCGGCTGGACACGCCCCGCGATCGACGACTCGGACGTGCTGGAACTGATTGGTGCCCGACACCCGGTGGTCGAGCGCCTGCTGCCGCGTGGCGAATTCGTTCCGAACGACGTGCGGCTCGCGGGGGGTGAGCGTCAGATCCTGCTGCTCACCGGCCCCAACATGGGCGGCAAGAGCACCTATCTGCGCCAGACCGCCATGGCGGTGATCCTCGCGCAGGCCGGCTCCTACGTGCCGGTCGAACGCGCACGCATCGGAATCGTGGACCGCCTGTTCACGCGGGTCGGCGCGGCCGACCGACTCGGATCGGGACACAGCACCTTCATGGTCGAGATGCAGGAGACCGCAGACATCCTCCGCAACAGCACGCCGCGATCGCTGGTGTTGCTGGACGAGATCGGGCGCGGGACCGCGACCTACGACGGTCTGGCCCTCGCGTGGGCGGTGACCGAGCACCTGCACGCGGCGGACGGCCCACGGCCTCGCACGATCTTCGCGACCCACTATCACGAGCTGACTCAGCTCTCGGATTCGCTCACACGACTTCGCAACGTCAACGTGACGGTCAAGGAGTGGGGCGACGACATCGTGTTCCTTCATCGCATCGCCGAGGGCTCGGCCGACCGCAGCTACGGAATCCACGTCGCGCAGCTGGCGGGGCTGCCGGCCCGCGTGATCGCGCGCGCGAAGCAGGTGCTGCACGAGCTCGAGAGCGAGCGCACCGCGGAGCATCTGGGCGGAAGCATCACAACAGGTGGTGCGGAGGGCGGGAGGAGTGTGGATGGTGTCGTCGGGCTTCCGGCACGTGAGTTGGATCCGCGTCTCGAAGAATTGGATCGCCTCGTGCCGGATACGATGACTCCCATCGAGGCGCTTCAGAAGCTCATCGAGTGGAAGCGCCGAGGCGTTCCGCCCGCGCCGCGCTGA